The Deinococcus koreensis genome window below encodes:
- a CDS encoding GntR family transcriptional regulator, whose protein sequence is MTAPTATAFERPTLVRDGVYEHLRRAVLDGEIAPGERLGEVELGERLGVSRTPIREALMRLTQDGLLVAEANKGVRVRTVSAAEARDAYVVRQELDGLAAALAARAHTPADARALGTALDTLQAAPTSDYREQTRLDLAFHRCITLAAHNAVLGDLARDLEQRVALIKHQTRTYNAHPQTDAQHAALLAAILARDADAAREAARTHVQTFATLVLHDLARTTEETRHD, encoded by the coding sequence ATGACCGCCCCCACCGCGACCGCCTTCGAGCGACCCACCCTGGTGCGGGACGGCGTCTACGAACACCTGCGCCGGGCCGTGCTGGACGGCGAGATCGCCCCTGGAGAGCGGCTGGGCGAGGTCGAGCTGGGCGAGCGGCTGGGCGTGTCGCGCACCCCGATCCGCGAGGCGCTGATGCGGCTGACGCAGGACGGCCTGCTGGTGGCCGAGGCGAACAAGGGCGTGCGGGTGCGGACGGTGAGCGCCGCCGAGGCCCGTGACGCCTACGTGGTGCGCCAGGAGCTGGACGGACTGGCGGCCGCGCTGGCCGCCCGGGCCCACACCCCGGCCGACGCCCGGGCCCTGGGAACGGCCCTGGACACGCTGCAGGCCGCGCCCACCAGCGACTACCGCGAACAGACCCGGCTCGATCTGGCCTTCCACCGCTGTATCACGCTGGCCGCCCACAACGCGGTGCTGGGCGACCTGGCCCGCGATCTGGAGCAGCGGGTGGCGCTGATCAAGCACCAGACCCGCACCTACAACGCCCATCCCCAGACCGACGCCCAGCACGCCGCCCTGCTGGCCGCCATCCTGGCCCGTGACGCCGACGCGGCCCGCGAAGCCGCCCGCACGCACGTCCAGACCTTCGCCACCCTCGTCCTGCACGACCTGGCCCGGACGACCGAGGAGACCCGCCATGATTGA
- a CDS encoding MgtC/SapB family protein, with protein MTELWSGIWAELGLMLGLLVAALLSGLIGWERESKRAGAGLRTHMLVGISSSLFVVLAEQLIVQYGSPEDGVRFDLVGVLAAVVSGVSFLGAGTIFSSKRGEHTRGLTTAASLLSTAGVGVACGLHLYVFATGATLLFLFVLSPLHRLAERRGDPTDP; from the coding sequence ATGACGGAACTGTGGTCGGGAATCTGGGCGGAGCTGGGCCTGATGCTCGGGTTGCTGGTCGCGGCCCTGCTCAGCGGCCTGATCGGCTGGGAGCGGGAGAGCAAGCGGGCGGGCGCCGGGCTGCGAACCCACATGCTGGTGGGCATCAGTTCGTCGCTGTTCGTGGTGCTGGCCGAGCAGCTGATCGTGCAGTACGGCTCGCCCGAGGACGGCGTGCGCTTCGATCTGGTGGGCGTGCTGGCCGCCGTGGTCAGCGGCGTGAGCTTCCTGGGCGCGGGCACCATCTTCTCCTCGAAACGGGGGGAGCACACCCGGGGGCTGACGACCGCCGCCAGCCTGCTCTCCACGGCAGGCGTCGGGGTGGCCTGCGGACTTCACCTGTACGTGTTCGCCACCGGGGCGACCCTGCTGTTCCTGTTCGTCCTGAGCCCGCTGCACCGACTGGCCGAGCGGCGCGGCGATCCCACCGATCCCTGA
- the recO gene encoding DNA repair protein RecO has protein sequence MRSRTANRSGIVIRRRVTPAGDIIVTLLTPQGKLKAVARGGVRGPLASRLNLFHHVGVQIYQGPHNDLASVQQAILEGALPKLAEPERYAFAHLMAEFADALFQEGEFSDQAFELFAGALRGLSHQPDPEWVALVLSHKLLALAGFVLNTGHCARCRAPHPAHPDPLGGQLLCGACSSLPAYQGEALEFLRSVVRQTVRASMEGPVPPEQRPALWKALERYVTVHIGNVRSWRQLLPMAAPAFASPGPVADAVVDTQAP, from the coding sequence GTGAGGTCACGCACCGCCAACCGCAGCGGCATCGTCATCCGGCGGCGGGTGACGCCGGCGGGCGACATCATCGTGACCCTGCTGACTCCGCAGGGCAAACTCAAGGCGGTGGCGCGGGGCGGGGTGCGCGGCCCGCTCGCCAGCCGCCTGAACCTTTTCCACCATGTCGGCGTCCAGATCTACCAGGGGCCGCACAACGATCTGGCGAGTGTCCAGCAGGCCATTCTGGAAGGTGCACTGCCGAAGCTGGCTGAGCCCGAGCGTTACGCCTTCGCCCACCTGATGGCCGAGTTCGCCGACGCGCTCTTTCAGGAAGGCGAGTTCAGCGATCAGGCCTTCGAACTGTTCGCCGGCGCCCTGCGTGGGCTGTCGCACCAGCCCGATCCGGAGTGGGTGGCGCTGGTGCTGAGCCACAAGCTGCTGGCGCTGGCCGGCTTCGTGCTGAACACCGGCCACTGTGCGCGCTGCCGGGCTCCCCACCCCGCGCACCCCGATCCGTTGGGCGGGCAACTGCTGTGCGGCGCGTGTTCCAGCCTGCCGGCGTACCAAGGCGAGGCGCTGGAATTCCTGCGGAGCGTGGTTCGTCAGACCGTGCGGGCCAGCATGGAGGGGCCGGTGCCGCCCGAGCAGCGCCCCGCGCTGTGGAAGGCACTGGAGCGCTACGTGACCGTCCATATCGGCAACGTCCGATCGTGGCGCCAGCTCCTGCCGATGGCCGCGCCGGCCTTTGCCAGCCCTGGCCCTGTGGCTGACGCTGTGGTCGACACTCAGGCCCCGTAG
- a CDS encoding 16S rRNA (uracil(1498)-N(3))-methyltransferase gives MTRHRVRVPALRGKMTLGPAETRHLHVLRLRPGDEVRVFDGQGAEARATVLELDESRAVLELGEETAGASETPFPLTLAVALLKGDKLSEVVRAATELGVARIQLLVTARADAREIGEQKLTRLRRVAQEASKQSRRAVVPDVLSPIPLGALHWTGRLFVAQPGAAQRLGDLLDWTAPVTVLTGPEGGLSDPEVAGLLERGAQSVTLGPRILRAETAPVALLGAIAAYGA, from the coding sequence ATGACCCGCCACCGCGTCCGGGTGCCGGCGCTCCGGGGGAAGATGACGCTGGGGCCGGCCGAGACGCGACATCTTCATGTGCTGCGCCTCCGGCCGGGAGACGAAGTGCGCGTGTTCGACGGCCAGGGCGCCGAGGCCCGGGCGACCGTGCTGGAGCTGGACGAGTCCCGGGCCGTGCTCGAACTGGGCGAGGAGACCGCGGGCGCCTCAGAGACCCCCTTTCCCCTCACGCTGGCGGTGGCGCTCCTCAAGGGCGACAAGCTCTCGGAGGTCGTGCGGGCCGCCACAGAGCTGGGGGTGGCGCGGATTCAGCTGCTGGTCACGGCCCGTGCCGACGCCCGCGAGATCGGGGAGCAGAAGCTGACTCGGTTGCGGCGGGTCGCGCAGGAGGCCAGCAAGCAGTCGCGGCGCGCGGTGGTGCCGGACGTGCTCTCCCCCATCCCCCTGGGCGCCCTGCACTGGACCGGGAGGCTGTTCGTGGCCCAGCCCGGCGCGGCCCAGCGGCTGGGCGACCTGCTGGACTGGACGGCCCCCGTGACCGTGCTCACTGGTCCCGAGGGCGGTCTGAGCGACCCCGAGGTCGCCGGGCTGCTGGAACGGGGCGCCCAGTCGGTCACGCTGGGGCCGCGCATCCTGCGGGCGGAGACGGCGCCCGTGGCCCTGCTGGGAGCGATCGCGGCCTACGGGGCCTGA
- a CDS encoding 50S ribosomal protein L11 methyltransferase, with protein sequence MLVYHLPGTFETREAQLDLLWEAGATGLEERAGTIRVYFDDRADLAPEVSDGEWRQEADQDWLAEFKANLRPVHAGRVTIVPPWLTGEVPAGQVALIIEPGMAFGTGHHATTRMAVEALGELELSGRTVLDVGTGSGVLAIAAALLGAGHARGLDIDPITIPIAWENAEINGVPQGRVSFAEGSLGLDSDAPEPACDVLVANLYAELHDLLAGEYAVTLRPGGPLILTGILGSKLALVSEALEREGFSQLQVRQDGEWVLLTARAPQG encoded by the coding sequence ATGCTCGTGTACCACCTGCCCGGCACCTTTGAGACCCGCGAAGCCCAGCTCGATCTGCTGTGGGAAGCCGGCGCCACCGGCCTGGAGGAGCGCGCCGGCACCATCCGGGTCTACTTCGACGACCGCGCCGACTTGGCGCCGGAAGTCAGCGACGGCGAGTGGCGCCAGGAGGCCGATCAGGACTGGCTGGCCGAGTTCAAGGCGAACCTGCGCCCGGTGCACGCCGGCCGCGTGACCATCGTGCCGCCCTGGCTGACCGGCGAGGTGCCGGCGGGGCAGGTCGCACTCATCATCGAACCCGGTATGGCCTTCGGCACCGGCCACCACGCCACTACGCGCATGGCGGTGGAGGCGCTGGGCGAGCTGGAGCTGAGCGGCCGCACGGTGCTCGACGTGGGCACCGGCAGCGGCGTGCTGGCCATCGCGGCGGCGCTGCTGGGCGCCGGGCACGCGCGGGGGCTGGACATTGACCCCATCACCATTCCCATCGCCTGGGAGAACGCGGAGATCAACGGGGTGCCCCAGGGTCGGGTCAGCTTCGCCGAGGGCAGCCTGGGGCTGGATTCGGACGCGCCGGAGCCGGCCTGCGACGTGCTCGTCGCCAACCTGTACGCCGAACTGCACGATCTGCTGGCGGGCGAATACGCGGTCACCCTGCGCCCCGGCGGCCCCCTGATCCTGACCGGCATCCTGGGCAGCAAGCTCGCGCTGGTGAGTGAGGCCCTGGAGCGGGAGGGGTTCAGCCAGCTGCAGGTGCGCCAGGACGGCGAGTGGGTGCTGCTGACCGCCCGCGCGCCGCAGGGATGA
- a CDS encoding MarR family winged helix-turn-helix transcriptional regulator has product MIPPDLPSPSEVPPANREAATRLGHTMRRLHKHISSLVMGGMQDELQELDLSFSQMTALHHLRAYSPATVTVLSERTRLSLPAASHLLERLVQRGLVTRQENPENRREKLVALTGAGRAVLEQMDSAFVGAYISTFAQLNPQTIEAAEGHLRALLNELEPAAACAAPQETV; this is encoded by the coding sequence ATGATCCCCCCCGACCTCCCCTCGCCGTCCGAGGTGCCGCCGGCCAACCGGGAAGCCGCCACCCGGCTGGGCCACACCATGCGCCGGCTCCACAAGCACATCAGCAGTCTGGTCATGGGCGGCATGCAGGACGAACTGCAGGAACTCGACCTGTCGTTCTCGCAGATGACGGCCCTGCACCACCTGCGGGCCTATTCCCCCGCCACCGTCACCGTCCTCTCGGAGCGCACCCGGCTGAGCCTGCCGGCCGCCAGCCACCTGCTCGAACGCCTGGTGCAGCGCGGGCTGGTGACCCGCCAGGAGAACCCGGAGAACCGCCGCGAGAAGCTGGTCGCCCTCACGGGCGCCGGCCGCGCCGTGCTGGAACAGATGGACTCGGCCTTCGTGGGCGCCTATATCAGCACCTTCGCCCAGCTCAACCCGCAGACCATCGAGGCCGCCGAGGGCCACCTGCGTGCACTGCTGAATGAACTTGAGCCCGCCGCCGCCTGCGCTGCCCCCCAGGAGACCGTATGA